CAGGGCACGGTGAAACTGCGTTTAGCCACGACACCGAAAGAAGCGGGAGCAGCAGCATTCCGCAGGGCATAACTTAAGCGAGCCCTGAGCTCACGAAGAGAAGAGACGGGTCACGACGCCATGTGTGCGGCCTACCAACCACACCCACCACCTATTTATTTATGTCTACCTCACGGCTTTTTGTTCGTACCATCGAGCTTTCATTGCGCCGTGAACAACGCGAACAATCGAGGAGAGCCGCTTGCCCTACCGGAAAAATCTCCTTCCCGAAGGAATCGTCCTTCGAGCCAGCCCGTTTCGAATTATTTGTAAAGCGGTGCACAGAAcgctcttcttcttctctctctcggAGAATGGTGCACGCGAACGTGCTTCGGATACAGAAGGAATAACACGATAAAATGCGTTTTGCTTCTGCCTTGAGCTTTGTTTCAGAGTTTGTCTTGGATATTATGCAATGGAATTGGAATTATAGCAATATTGGGATTGACCCTTTCCATTTGCCCTCGTAAATcacttctttcttcctttgcaagtattttaaaaaagattctCGATGTCTTCCACGTAAAACTGTTCCAATGTATCACTTTGCATCGTCCAATCTGCAGTGCAAATCATCTCTCAATACAAATTACCTGTAAAAAATAACTTTCCCACTCGAATGCCTTCAAAGGTACAACTTCAAGAGCAATTCTTTATATCGTTGTAAATCGCTCTTCTCTGTCACTAAAAATATCCTCAAAATGAATTCCcagtacattttatataaaattatatattcgaCGACCATTCTGTAACATCCAATCGTAATGAcactattaggttgtccgaaaagtgtctttcttttacagacctGTCTTTTAcgacgatgcatctttatacaaacatgaacataatctgtcgaacgtcgtgatctttattttgataggaaaagatggatcatacgtaattcgataaaataatataaaatgaaaaatgttatgcatccattatttccttataaaacgaaagaaactctTCAGACGACCTAATACCACCAAAGACTGTGACTTTCCATTCGAATTTTTAGCCGATGATACGATAGGGGTACGATACTTGCAAACTCTTCCTATTCTGCTTGTCGTCATACATCGATGTTTCTTTCGTCAAGAAGCACGTTGAGATGAAATCAGCAGCGGTGCTTGCacgatattttcctttttctgtcGAATGGTTTGGGAATCTCGCGCGAACATAAAGTCGATCTTCCGTTTCCGGCGAACACAGAGGCCATTGCCGTGATTTTTCCGTGAAGAAGCATGCTTGACCGGGGTCAGGCCCCTGGTTCTATCGAAGCTACGTGGCTTGGACGTTTCTAAGGCCGCGTGCAACGCCGTTCATGACTTAACACGGTGCTTGGGTTCGGCTGTGCTTTGGCGGTTCAGCCTGCCGGGACAATGCCGCATTGTTTCATCGTCGTAGCTATCTAGTCGGCACGGTAGCGGGCCCGAACGATGTTTATTATCCTCTTGCGCAACAAAACAAAATGCCCTCGGTGTTATATTATCCTCCGGTTCGTGGTCGAATCAGTTTCCCATATAAAATCCACCTGAGATGCCACGGACTCCGTCGTAACTTCGAACTGGCCACGACGAGAGTCTGCTCTGCTCCTTCAGGGTGTCCTTGGTGCTCGTACAGCACCAAGTGGACTTCGTAGGATTACGTGGAAAATCCAGATACACCGTGGAGAGCCTTTGTTAGCCTGAGGATGTGCCTTGAAGATTGTTCAACAGTGTTTGGACTTCGTTTAATCTTCGTTTTATGTTTATGATATCTTGGCGATGTTTTGCATGTTATTCGGACATTacttatgaattttattattttgaccGCTGGATTTCAAGAATTCAAAGCTAcgatgttttataataaaatatatgtatatgtagagGTTTATGTGTAGAGGATGGTTAGTCAGTGAGGTTTAATGGACAAGATTGTCCGTTATTGAAACCgtctaatatatttaaaatgatactAACCGATTCGATAAAACAGTGTATAAGTCTTAAAAATAGGATCGCTAATGATTCGTTAATTAGATCGCTGATAATTCGTGGATAACTGGTTGATAACTGATCGACAACTGACTGTAACCCCCTTTCTTGCGATCGCTTATTTATACTGCTCGGGGGGAagtcggaaaattcgaatttgtcTTCGTTCGACGATTGCATGTAGCGGCGACGTTGTTTTGCTCGGAGTTTGTTTATTCTTACATTACATGTATCCTAACGATCTCCATACTCCGAGGCAAGATAACAACATGATGAGAATTGACCTTtaactcatgtgccgctacatatagttgcaagtaaaatatatcgtatggTTGAAAGCTTggaatcgttatacgttagattaGAAAAGTGTTTAGTTAAGGATTTATTGAGGAAAATTACCATTCGTTTCATTTGAAGAAGATAATGTTAGTTTATGTGGTCTTTGcacgttaattaattcattcggCAATGCACATTCGCAATAACGTTCATTGTATCTCTTGCGATCACAGCTGAATTAATGAAAagttaaatatcaaaaagatcaagtatttctgtaaaatatgTGCAGGAAAGGCCAAACACCTTACGTGCAACTTTTCACAATCATTTCCTTACAATCAATCCATAAATATGCGATTTTTCACAACCGACACTGTCGCAATCGCGAAGATTGATTTTTTCAGACACGTAATCCTCGCAGAAGTTACAAAGATAGCAAGAAAACTACGTTGCAAGCAAAGATTTCCATCGTATCTATTTTAAAACTCGCAACAACGCGGGCCTCGTACAATCAACAATTACCATCGCCCATGATaaatagttaataaataatttctaattagcCGGTTTGCACGTTCGTGTTTTCGCGTTTAGCATGGCAGCTAATTAATTAAGGAAACTCTCCTATATCTCACGCATCCTAACTGGCCGCGAGTCCTCCggaagataaagaaacgaggaaagaaaaacaaaacgcCGAAGGAAAATAGAGACAGGCAAGGAAACAAAACGAATTAGAAAAGCTTTAGTGGCCATTGTCCGAGCTGGTGAAAGCGAACCGTTTCCAGATTTGATCTCCGATTAGCCTTGGCACGATTCGATGGATATCAACGCGCGTGTTCCCTCTCCTCTATGCCATTTTATCTCGTCACAtcacgagaaaaaaaaaagaaaaaagagaaaaaagaagaaaaaaaaaaaatacagccAGGCAGCAGAAGAGTCAAGAGAATAGAAACGCAGGATAGGAGCGTCGGCCCCCGCGGTTTTcttatttccatgaaaatcgCTCGCGCCGATCCCGACGACAATGCCATTCCGGTGTTTTAAATGCAAATCCGCGAAAGGAAAAACCGTAAGggcattataatttatattactacATGTGGCAGCGGCACTTCCGGCGAGAGAGCATAGGCGCAGTTCCGGTCAGCTCGGCCTGGAGATCCTACATCGCCAGATTATGAGCCCATGCCGCTTTTACAATGGATCGTCTGCCCTGACTCATACGTCAGCCAGAATAATTTCGTTGCCATACGCGTATACACACGTGTAACCCAGGCGGTGTCGTTGTCGACGGagctaaaaagaaaaaagcagaaTATATATCGTACGATCTCTCCTACTCGAGTAAAAGTTCCTGGCACGTGTTCTCGATGCTCCCGATAGATTCACAGAACGTCTTCGATGATTGATGTAAGAAAGAAGCTTTCTGTGGCTTCGTTGAGCGATCGAGGATAGATCGTTGGATTTTTGATAgacatttttcgatatttttacgaattgaGGATTcacgtttctttcgttaaattcaattattaattgtcTTGCGGTTAGACTTTCGAGTTTCTTCGTGGTTAACGATCGAGGAAGACGGTGTTTATATTTTGAACTTCTCGATGAGTTTTATATGTTTCACCAGGTTCAgtggaatttttatcgtttagatatttttaaatatttttactttttttaatgatGTATCGAGGAATGAGCTACACGTGCCAaggatttttgaaatttgtagaCGTTTCGAAACTTTGATTTGATTATTGaaaacttcatttatttaatatctgcAATGTATCCGTTTGCCGGATGGTCTGaagatatttttgcaaatcGATGATTCTTCCGTGGTATATCGTGTTAgggttaattttatttagaactcgaaattatgtatatttaatcagATCAATTGAAATTCATCTATGAATTATCCTTTCtactttctctcgttttttaacatttttaaatctctttttgtttaattctttttattacttcgTAGTTACTTCCTCGTCTGTTTTAATCGAGTTTATTTTACAACTTGCTCATACCAAggaataaattctttttataaaaataaattcatacttttaacAACTTTTTAACAAACTTTATACTCCTACAATGGAAAATTGTATCTAAACAATAAATTGACCATTTTTTATAAAGTCTACGATCTTCTGTACGGTGTTCTGGAATCTGGCGAAGTTTACTTTGGCTTCCTCCGAGGATTTCGATTTGTAAATGGCAGTGGTGTAGGCGGCTGTCAATTCGGTGACCAATCTTTGTGCTCTTTTGGCGGCGGCTTCAATCGAACCTGACGGTGTTTTGATGCTGTGCGCTGTCCTtacgatttcctctttgatgAGCTTCACTAGCTGCTCGTCGTCCTTCTTGCTCGACGTCTCCGtggaaataatatgaaaaatctgTCTGATGGTCTCGTCCGCTATACCTGAAATAAAAAGCTTCTTGAAACAACGAATGATTCGATTTTCCTTTGTATTGATTTCCCTCGTGC
This genomic window from Bombus pyrosoma isolate SC7728 linkage group LG4, ASM1482585v1, whole genome shotgun sequence contains:
- the LOC122566645 gene encoding uncharacterized protein LOC122566645 codes for the protein MAKLATITIVLATCSVPRSSGIDPRGSIEGKVAASGIADETIRQIFHIISTETSSKKDDEQLVKLIKEEIVRTAHSIKTPSGSIEAAAKRAQRLVTELTAAYTTAIYKSKSSEEAKLRRQRHRLGYTCVYAYGNEIILADV